The Arachis ipaensis cultivar K30076 chromosome B10, Araip1.1, whole genome shotgun sequence DNA window GGTTGGACCTTGGGCCCGGTTTGGACTCGATtcgtccggtttggcccgttcggcctaattttgggccaaaacctttaaaagtAGTGTCGAAATTCATGTTCTAATTAAttctacctcattaaactataaaattatattttctaatttctttgattaataattaattgattggctaattatttgttaattatgcagggtttacatcctacccacctaaataAGAactttgcccacaaaattcaaatttagttACCTGAGAACAAGTGTGGATAGTCCTTCCGCATTTCAGATTCAAGTTCCCACGTGTGTTCTTCGATTCCAGTGCAACTCCAAGCGACTTTAATCAATGAAACCTCTTTCCCGCGCAATCGTTTGATGTTGGTATCGTCAATTATAACCGGAATTACTTGAAGTGTCAAATCTTCTCGTActtgaaccgattcaggttccaAAACATGACTGGCATCAGANNNNNNNNNNNNNNNNNNNNNNNNNNNNNNNNNNNNNNNNNNNNNNNNNNNNNNNNNNNNNNNNNNNNNNNNNNNNNNNNNNNNNNNNNNNNNNNNNNNNNNNNNNNNNNNNNNNNNNNNNNNNNNNNNNNNNNGTGTAGGTTCGAAAGATGTGGCAGTAAGGCAATTCTGTAGGGTACTATTCCAATTTTCTTCAGAATTTACAACGGACCGATATAACAAGGGTTTAGCTTTTTTGTTTTGATTGCTCTACCCACTTCGGTTGTTGGTGTGACCTTTAGGAACACGTGCTCTCCTTCCTCAAACACTAAAGGCTTTCGCCTCTTATCGACATAGCTTTTTTGACGGCTTTGAGCAATAAGCATTCAACTTTGGATTTTCTTGATCTGTTCGGTGGTTTTAGCTATCATTTCAAGCCCTAACAAGCTTGTTTCCCCAGCTTCATACCAGCACAGTGGAGATTGACACTTTctcccatacagagcctcatatggGACCATTCCCATGTTCGCATGGTAACTGTTAttatatgcaaactccactagcaGTATATACCGATCCCAGCTCGCCGGCTAGTCTAAAACACAAGCTCTCAGCATATCCTCCAGGGTTTATAGTGTCATCTCCAATTGGCCATCAATTTGAGGATGGTACGCTATACTTAAGCTTAACTGAGTTCCAAACGCCCgttggaaagctccccaaaaccttgaggTGAAATGAGGATCTCTGTCCGAGATTATAGTGGTAGGCACGCCATGCAACCTCACAATTTCCTTGATGTACAAGCGTGCTACGTCTTCCAAGGTACAATTCATCCGAACgggtaaaaagtgagctgactttgtCAGctgatccacgatcacccaaacaACATCAAATCCAGCTCGAATTCTTGGTAAACCTGACACGAAGTCTATCGCAatgctttcccacttccattaTGGGATTTCTAAAGGTTGAAGGGTTCCAAATGGTTTCTGGTGTTCAATCTTGACCTTCTAACAGGTTAAACACTTAGAAACGTGCAACGCTACATCGTTCTTCAttcccggccaccagaacattgctTTTGAATCATGTTACATCTTAGTACCTCCTGGGTGAATAGAGAATCCGCTCCTATACGCTCTTTCAAGATATCTTGCTGCAAAGTCCCAACATTCAGCACACAGATCTTACCATTGTATCTCCATAATCCGTCTCTATCCCATGAAACTCTCTATCGCTTTCCTTGCTCAATAGCCGGCAACACCTTCTATAACTCCTGATCGTCTTGTTGATCTTTTAAGATTTCAGACTTAAAATCActtaaaatatgcaattgacttAAACACAGAGTTTTGGACACTTCTCTTAAGCCTAAGTTCAGATTCTCAAATGCCTTTAGTAACTCTTCTTCTCAAAGCATCATCCAAGTAACACATAATAATTTTCGGCTCAAAGCGTCTGCCACAACAGTAGCTTTTCCTGGGTGGTAGTTTAACTCCAAATCATAATCCTTTAgcagctccatccacctcctctgacgcatattcagTTCTTTCTGATAAAAAAGatactttaaacttttgtggtcCAAGAAGACTTGAAACTTAATGCCATATAGATAATATCTCCAGAATTTCAGAGCAAACACAACCGCAGCCAATTCAAGATCGTGAGTCGGATAATTTATTTCATGCGATCTCAACTACTGTGAAGCGTATGCCACAACATTACGATGTTGCATCAACACACACCCCAGCCCCTTCAATGATGcatcacagtatacttcaaaaggtttGTTAGGCTCAGGCAACACTagcacaggtgcagtggtcagtTTTTACTTCAATGCTTGAAAACTTTCCTTGAATTCATAGGTCCAAACAAATGGCGCATCCTTCCTGGTCAGCTTAGTTAAAGGCAAAGCGAGTtgagaaaaatctttaataaaccttcggTAATAACCtgccaaacctaggaaactcctAATCTCCGTCACAGAGGTTGGTCGCCCCCAGTCTATTACCTCCTCCACTTTAGCAGCATCCATAGCAATTCCTTGTTGACTTACCACATGACCAAGAAACTTAACGTCAttcttccagaactcacatttaTATATCTTGGCCTACAATTTTCCTTCCTTCAAAATCTGTAGCACAGTTCGCAAGTGATCCGCATGTTCTTCTTCAGTTTTGGAATAAATCAagatgtcatcaatgaagacaacgaCGAATTTGTCCAAAAACGGACAGAAAATCCGGTTCATATAGTCCATAAACACCGCCAGAGCATTAGTTAACCTGAAAGATATTACCGCATTTTCATAGTGGTGTAACGAGTTTTGAAAGTAGTTTTCGGGATGTCATTGTCTCTCactcttatctggtgataaccagaCCTCAgatcaatcttagaaaacactCCAACTCCCTGTAGTTGGTCTGTTAGATCATCGATTCTCGGTAACGGATATTTATTTTTCACATTGACTTTGTTTAGTTGCTGATAATTTACGCACAGACGAATACTCCCATCCTTTTTCTTCACTAGTAACACCGGCACGCCCCATGGAGAAACTCTAGGTCAAATGAAACTTTTACTCATCAGTTCTTCCAGTTGAGATTTAAGTTCAGTCAATTCCAATAGCAACATTCAATAAGGAGCAATCGAGATTGGCcccgccccaggcaccaactcaatcaCAAACTCGATTTCTTGAACAGCAGGGAATTCAGGAATGTCTTCCGAAAACACTTCTGGAAATTCATTAACAACCAGgatatgatctaaacttttcTCCTTTCCTGATACATTCGCAGCTAACAATATAACACCCTGACATTCACACCCACTGCAATTTACAATAACAGAGTTCAAAAAATAACCCTTCGCAACAACCGGTCCTTCCGACCCTTCCGACATAAAATACAACAACCTTTAGAACAGTCAAGTAGAACGCGATTCTTAGATACCCAATCCAATCCCAagatgagatcaaaactagtcaTCAATAAACAGATTAGATCATGAATAAAATTTTGATGTTTAACTTGGAACAAAACTTGTGGATAGCCTAATCTAGTCACAATAGCTTCAGAAGTAGCATTATGCACCTTTAGATCATAAGTCAACACAACTATCTTTAATCCTAACTCACTATCTTTCTCAAATGCTATGAATGAATGAGTCACTCCAGAATCAAATAAAGTATTCAAAATTTTACCAGCTGCTTCACAGTTATCTCTAATCAATGTCTTGGATCTCTCAGCACCTGCAGCAGATGTAGTGAACACTCGTCCTGGTTGCTGTGCTCTCCCAACGTCATACTTTTTCTTCTCCTGACAATTCCAGGCCATGTGCCCGACTCGTCCATAAAAGTAGCACATACCCAGTCCAGCTCTGCACGGAACTCTACGATGATAACTCCCACACCTCGGACAACTCAGCTCATTCTATGGCTACTCCCCAAACCTTCTCCCTCGATTATCATTGTTATTAGGCCTGCAGAAGTTGTTCTGACCTTGATTCTATTGCAGAACAAATCCTCCACGCTTAAAAGTCCTACCCCTTGGCGCGAAGTTCCTCCTTTGGTTCATCTGAAAAGGCATCCTTTGACTCTCTTTCTCTACTCCTGACTTCCTTATATACTCTTCAGCGACTCGGCTTTTTTTCACAAGTTCAGAAAAGACTATGATCTCCATCAGCCCAACAGAGCTTAGAATGTCACTCCAAAGTCCTCCCTCGTACTTTATACATTTCCATTCTACAAAGTCTTCCAGAGCACCTTGGCAGATTCGGAAAAACTGGCACAGTTCTTCAAATTTATTTGTGTACTCCGCAACAAACATCTGACCCTGTTTTAATTGCAGCAGCTCAAGCTCTTTAGCATTTCTAACTGAATTAGGAAAGTATTTTCTATAGAACTCAATCCGAAACATCTCTCAAGATATCACAATGCCATCGGGTTGTAGAATACGTCGCGTCCCCTTCCACCAGTATTGAGCTTCACCCTGTAACTGGTAGGTTGCGAACACCACCCATTGTTCTTCAGGAACCTGTTGAGCTTGCAGAGCCCACTCTATTGCTTGAAGCCAATTATCGGTCTCCGTAGGATTTGTGGTCCCTCTGAAGGTCGGAAGATGCACTTTCAGAAAAGTAGCAAGTGTCCTCGGCCCCTCTTCACCGGTATTCCCATTCCCACTGTTCATTTGATTCCCAAGCACTTCCGTTATCACTTGCACAGTCGAAACCATGTTTCCTAGGGCAGCCATAAAGTCCACAGGGTCGTTACCTGCCATTCCAGGATTCGCATTACCTATTCCACCTATGCCTCACCCGCGATCACATCCACGAGTCAATATCGGgtccctgttcacaccaaacaagtgatataaagttgatcagtctcaatatcgcaagtctagtgcttcaaagtcccaaatttATTCTCATGAACATTCCTGCcatatatatcagttagataacCTAATTTACCATGTATAGATTCCTAGAGTATGCCCAGAagtatagtcagtccgtccctcaggctctacaggaacgaactactctgataccataatataacatcctaccacacagagctttacgcttaagccgtaaaatagAGATGGTgcggtattatgacctctaagaTAAAACATACATACATAATATAATTGAAGGAATATAATATTCGATGAGTCTTAAAAGTTGGTTAAAGCAATATCGTGAAAATAAAAGCACAACGCTCAAGATAACGTTTACTTGTATACGAAGAAAGCATAGATACATATATATAGATAATAAGAGTGGAGAATCAAGGATACAAAATATTAGGGATCCAAGCTCAACCTccaaagctaaggctggccggagaatatttacatacatacatataatccCAAGTCTAAAGAACTCAAAATAATTCCTAGTTCTCCATCAAAAGCCTCTATGAGGTATAGCAAAAAAACATAACATGTGAGAagtctatacatatatatacatatacatatacataaaacACCCCAAAAAGTAATATCTCACTCCGCTGCGATAGGAACTCCAAAAGCCTaatgaggtgcctctcgacctgcatctaaaaaacacaAATATCCGCCTGGAAtaagaatcggaggttctcatcATGGTAAAGGAGCcacacacataagatataaggtcctggaaaaagcaaaggcaatcctagaactctgacACTCAGATTGTAAACTTAAAAATATACTTTTCAACCATAAATAAGGTAGGTTAGCTAAGGGTCTTAAAATTCTAACTCAAACCTAACTTGATCCTTTTAGCTTCTCaccttcctcagattcttccaaAACTCCAGAGCATAGACAAGTAATACAtgcaaagcaaacacaagtagaatACAATTACAGTAGGTAGGAAATTTAGCAagaataataatcacataggaaAGCTCAATTAATGTACAATCAAACAAAgcaaacatatgcatatgatgtatgtctgccctatggctgatgagtctcatctgtcggttataaagtcaATCCGACATATccggctgctaaaccctggacaGTCCCCCATGCATGCATcctcaagagtctatgcatagctttttctcaatcataatcaaattCTGCTCAATGGGGGAATTTTCAGGGCGTTAAAGTGCCCATCCATATCTTGCAACATAGGgttaacagagtatcgagtcttgaCCTGGAGCATGTGGTGGCAAGCCAGGAAAACGCGTATCTCAGATAGAAAGAAGTGCACAAGCCAATTCATCATTTATATTCATTTTTATTATGGCCATATTCATCATATATAGATCACATTTCTACACTTCTCATATATAATTCATCTTACTTTAGGCTTCCTTCACTTTCAAGTTACCTTCCTTTTCTAGTTCAACCCTCTTCACTATCATTACAACTCAATTCTAGGGTCTtagagagtaaaaatagaggtttagaagtacAAAATCATGTTTAAAATCACAAAACTCAAGCTGTTGAAAAATAGGGTCCCCAGTACGCGAACCATGTCCCACGTATGCGAAAGTATGATTTTTCCCAACTCACGTACGCGACACCTACCTGCATAAGTGAGTTTTCTTAGCCCGAATAGTTTGCTCGTGAAGCGTGCATGTGCCCGTGTACATAGCATACAAAATTTTCCCATCTCGCGTACACAGTATACTCCCTTGTACGTGGGACATCAAACCCGAATGGAATGCCCGGGCAGTGTGTGTACTTGCGTACACGAGTTCTGCAGGATGACAAAAATTGGCTAAGTGCTGCAGAATTCACCTTTACACACTAAACTTCTGACGCACATAAAATTTTCGTAAGAAATCATTTTTAATCCATTCTTCGAACGGCaaaaacttcacggacccaatttttgaATAAAACAAGTTTGAAAAGGTTTGGGGTccggaagccgagttatggctcaTCAAAATTCGgtcaaaaattagtttttcaTAGAAAATtctcaaacctctattttcaccaaaTCACAATTTCCTACCAATCTTTGACAACTATACACAGCACTAACACATACCAAACCACGCCTCAACATTTCATTTTCATATCATGATGTTCCATTCCACAAAATCTTCTAGTCCAACTTCAACAATTACATTCAATACACGTTATTCCTTAATATACCAACAATGATAATTCATGTTCATTAATCTCACTACAACATCAATCATTAATGTATATGATTTGTCCAAAGTCGTCCCAAGTCTGGTGGTCGACCTTGAGTAGAAACAAGACGTAGACCCTGTAGCTCATCTATGCCAACATGGCACTCATCATGCATGTGCAAGTTAATTGCACTTGTTACAGGGGCAGTTTAAGGCTTGGATTCTCTGTGTTCTTTGAGCTTGTGCCGAACACAGCCAATGGCATCACGGAATATAGTAGCAACCTCTATAGTAGCCATGAAATTCTAAGTGACATTGTAAAAATGAGAACATAATTCTCTAAAAATGATTATGCTATTGTCAAAATGATCCATGTCATGGCTACTCCTGATGTGTGTGTCTACAACTAACCTTTTTACTCCATCAGGATAGAATATACTGTGAGGACACCGTTGTTACACAAAAATGCAAAAGAACAACAAGAATATAGCAACATAAAATACCATCCGATTGAAACATGTAGCAATCACATCAAACTTCTTATGAGATTGAGCAATAGACGACTTGGTATCTACTATACACTGACATGTCACACACCATCTTTTGTTGGTTAACTTCACACACTGTACTTGTGTCATGATGGTTGACTGAAGAGAGGATACAATCTGCCTTCTTTATAAATTGATCCTGAACATCTTGAAAGATAGAGttagtgtattttttttttgaaacttcTTCTCTATTGCGGAGCTGGAAACCCAAGAGATAATTCTCCTTAAATCAGCAGCATAAAAATCAAGCTCCTTTTGCTCCTTGTCTATGAGACATTTTTGGTACTAGCAAATATATTGCAATATGGAGGTTTAAATATTTATCGAAAACTGCATGCATGTTCTCACTACGCTGTGTGCTCCTCATGCCAGCCCagaattcatccttgaaaataCTAGCACCCACATGTGTCGTTCGGCAAAGAGAGCAGCATATGTTAACCCTTAAGTGCAACATTCATGTCTACTAGAAAGTAACATTTATAATCATGTCTGACACACACTATAATAGACCGAGAGATTATGTTACCATTTAACGACCTAAAATTATGAAGGTCATACCCTTAAATAAAATTGTGACAATCTCTCTCAAATGAATTTTTAGATATGGATTTCCACACAATCCTCACGCATGTGCTTATCTCATCGAAACGACGGAAACCTAACACCTTATGTAATAACTTCTTTAGGATATACCATATGCACCATCTATGACATGTGTTTGGTAAGGTGGTCTCTAATGCATAATGCATCTGAAGGCATTAGTCTATTATGAAATAAGCGGGGCCTTCCTCATGTACTTCACCCAAGTCAGAAAAAATCATTGGAATGTACTAGTCTCATCATTTTGCAATAATTCACATCCAAGAGGCATAGACATCCCATAGTGGTTGACACCTATGAAAGACCCAAACAACATAACATACCTTAACAATGGAAAGATAAAAACATATAACGTAAGTGTAAAATCCAAATGCCTTACCTGaaaaatctaattaaataaaaaaaataaaaacttggtACCTATTAGTCTTGTAAGTGTGTCAAACATCACAACTTTACCAAAATATTTCCATGCAGTTCTACACCGAACATTGGCCCAAAATACATTTTTGAGGCTATGATTTTCGTCCACATCTATCTCAAAGAAAAAGATTAGGTTCAGCTCCTTCATTCATGAGAAGTGCTTAAGCAACTCTTTTGGATCTATCTCATACTCGACAATGTGTAAGTAATGAGTGATGTAATTTCTAACATCCTTTTCTGTCAAAGTGAGATTGGCAGGGCCACCGGCGGCATTGGCTAGTGCTTGGTATGTCTTACTCGGTCTAATGCCAGTTTGGTCGTTTTGTTGTATCAGGTCCTTCACAACATACTTAGTCGTCGGTTTGCTGGGAACATGCCGAATAGATTTGGATTAAGCAGTTGTGTATGGGATAACTCTAAATGAGAAATCCTCTACTACCAGTTATATTGTCTAATGCTACACAACAACTGGCTTTGCAGTTTGT harbors:
- the LOC107620233 gene encoding uncharacterized protein LOC107620233, whose product is MAGNDPVDFMAALGNMVSTVQVITEVLGNQMNSGNGNTGEEGPRTLATFLKVHLPTFRGTTNPTETDNWLQAIEWALQAQQVPEEQWVVFATYQLQVRNAKELELLQLKQGQMFVAEYTNKFEELCQFFRICQGALEDFVEWKCIKYEGGLWSDILSSVGLMEIIVFSELVKKSRVAEEYIRKSGVEKESQRMPFQMNQRRNFAPRGRTFKRGGFVLQ